A DNA window from Litorivicinus lipolyticus contains the following coding sequences:
- a CDS encoding rubrerythrin family protein — protein sequence MDLKGTKTEESLKAAFAGESKANRRYLYFANMADIEGAPEVANVFRNTAEGETGHAHGHMEYLINGGSGDPETGLAAGNVAEALESAIAGETHEYTDMYPGMAKAARDEGFDEIADWFETLAKAERSHANKFQKTLDAYKEEAEA from the coding sequence ATGGATCTGAAAGGAACAAAAACGGAAGAAAGCTTGAAGGCCGCGTTCGCCGGCGAATCCAAGGCAAACCGCCGGTATCTGTATTTCGCAAACATGGCAGACATCGAAGGTGCACCTGAGGTAGCCAATGTGTTTCGTAACACGGCCGAAGGTGAAACCGGTCATGCCCATGGACACATGGAGTACCTAATCAACGGGGGTTCGGGCGACCCGGAAACCGGCCTGGCGGCAGGTAACGTTGCAGAAGCGCTGGAGTCTGCCATCGCCGGTGAGACTCATGAGTACACGGACATGTACCCAGGCATGGCAAAAGCCGCACGCGATGAAGGGTTCGACGAAATCGCGGATTGGTTTGAAACCTTGGCAAAGGCCGAGCGCAGCCACGCGAACAAATTCCAGAAAACTCTGGACGCTTACAAAGAAGAAGCAGAAGCCTAA